The following coding sequences are from one Phalacrocorax carbo chromosome 13, bPhaCar2.1, whole genome shotgun sequence window:
- the ATOH7 gene encoding transcription factor ATOH7: MKTCKSSRLDSGVESDIQCRSGPGCVVKCSSERMENAAKRRLAANARERRRMQGLNTAFDRLRKVVPQWGQDKKLSKYETLQMALSYIMALTRILAEAERYSTEREWISLHCEHFHPETYHHYAGQKMATEGDPYAQRIFSYHPEHFQIAN; encoded by the coding sequence ATGAAAACCTGTAAATCTAGTCGTTTGGATTCAGGCGTAGAATCAGACATCCAGTGCAGGAGTGGACCAGGCTGTGTTGTGAAATGCAGTTCAGAAAGGATGGAGAATGCTGCTAAGCGAAGACTGGCTGCCAATGCCAGGGAGAGAAGACGGATGCAAGGACTGAACACAGCCTTTGATCGTTTGAGAAAGGTGGTTCCACAGTGGGGTCAAGATAAGAAGCTGTCCAAGTACGAGACCCTTCAGATGGCTTTGAGTTATATCATGGCTCTCACCAGAATACTTGCCGAAGCAGAAAGATACAGTACTGAACGAGAATGGATTAGCCTTCACTGTGAACACTTTCATCCGGAGACCTACCATCATTACGCAGGACAAAAAATGGCAACGGAGGGTGATCCTTACGCACAGCGAATATTCAGCTATCACCCCGAACACTTTCAAATAGCCAATTAG